In a genomic window of Diadema setosum chromosome 3, eeDiaSeto1, whole genome shotgun sequence:
- the LOC140246732 gene encoding uncharacterized protein, with amino-acid sequence MAAKFDAAEFVKDVTLGRLRGLAKAQLIEVATHVDADIRECSRKTEIFAVLVKKLELGGVEYEHTDQSESTDEIESAGGRVSVLPVVSEVPVYEQETEKLVDEFPEVFPTCAITRYGLPKEIQSDQGSNFMSRVFQELMYQLGIQQIKSSAYHPQSQGALERYHQTLKTMLKVYCLDNPRDWDKGIPFLLFAAREVPNESTGFSPFELVFWHEPRGPLKVVKEQLLSDEEDKDSNALDYISMFRERLVRANEVAREHLKSSQQTMKEIFDRKAKSRVFEVGDKVLVLLPLPGDALKAKFSGPYVVERKLGKETYVVSMPDRRKTKRVCHVNMLKKYHERVEDVGAVVSESVLHSAEKSAEEFESDAPDSQGASFKSGMIPRVENSKALENLELLLSHLSDSERQDVVDIFQEFPEVCSDKLGCAKDTVHTVDVGGNTPIKQHPYRIHPAKREQVDREIDVMLANGIIEPSNSNWSSPVVLVPKADGTSRFCIDYRKVNTITKTDSFPLPLIEECIDRVGSAEYVSKLDLMKGYWQVPLDKDAREISAFVTPSGLYQCRVMPFGMKNSPATFQRMMNRVIAGHDNCVVYIDDVLVFSNTWEEHVAHLRELFQRLSHAGLVVNLAKCEFGKACVTFLGHKVGRGSVAPRDAKVRAIVDFPVPSSKRELQRFLGMCGFYRSSGRRAARMRSRS; translated from the exons atggcagccaagttcgatgctgcagagtttgtgaaagacgtCACTCTTGGTAGATTGAGAGGGTTAGCGAAGGCCCAATTGATTGAGGTTGCAACTCATGTAGATGCTGATATCAGGGAGTGTAGTCGAAAGACAGAAATCTTTGCAGTTCTGGTGAAGAAGCTTGAACTGGGTGGTGTAGAATATGAACACACAGACCAGAGTGAGAGTACGGATGAGATTGAGAGTGCTG GAGGTCGAGTGAGTGTCCTTCCTGTTGTTTCCGAAGTCCCAGTGTACGAGCAGGAAACTGAAAAACTTGTCGACGAATTTCCAGAAGTATTTCCAACATGTGCTATCACAAG GTACGGGCTACCGAAAGAAATACAGTCGGATCAAGGTAGCAATTTCATGTCTCGTGTCTTTCAGGAGTTGATGTACCAGCTTGGTATTCAACAGATTAAGTCGTCTGCATATCACCCGCAATCTCAGGGGGCCTTAGAAAGGTACCATCAGACGCTAAAAACGATGTTGAAGGTCTACTGTCTGGATAATCCCAGGGACTGGGATAAAGGTattccttttcttctctttgctGCTCGTGAAGTGCCGAATGAATCCACTGGATTTTCCCCCTTTGAGTTGGTGTTTTGGCATGAGCCAAGAGGGCCCCTGAAAGTTGTGAAGGAGCAGCTGTTGTCTGATGAGGAAGACAAGGATTCCAATGCCTTAGACTACATTTCCATGTTCAGAGAGCGTCTTGTGAGAGCGAATGAAGTGGCGAGAGAACACTTGAAGTCTTCACAACAGACAATGAAGGAAATCTTTGACCGAAAGGCAAAGAGTCGTGTGTTTGAGGTTGGAGACAAAGTCTTGGTTCTACTTCCATTGCCAGGAGATGCATTGAAGGCTAAATTCAGTGGTCCCTATGTAGTAGAGAGGAAGCTTGGGAAGGAGACTTATGTGGTGAGCATGCCTGATCGTAGAAAAACCAAGAGAGTTTGTCACGTGAATATGTTGAAGAAATACCATGAACGTGTAGAAGATGTAGGTGCagttgtgagtgagagtgtcCTACACAGTGCTGAGAAAAGTGCAGAAGAGTTTGAATCTGATGCTCCAGATTCTCAGGGTGCGAGTTTCAAGTCAGGAATGATTCCGCGAGTAGAGAACTCAAAGGCACTAGAAAATCTAGAGTTACTGCTCAGTCATCTGTCTGATTCGGAGAGGCAAGATGTTGTCGACATCTTCCAGGAATTTCCGGAGGTTTGCAGTGATAAATTGGGCTGTGCGAAAGACACTGTTCATACGGTTGATGTTGGTGGAAATACACCCATAAAGCAGCATCCATATCGGATTCATCCTGCTAAGAGAGAACAGGTGGATAGGGAGATAGATGTCATGCTTGCAAATGGAATCATAGAGCCTAGTAACTCAAACTGGAGTTCCCCTGTAGTGCTAGTCCCAAAGGCAGACGGAACGTCCAGGTTTTGTATAGATTACAGGAAGGTCAATACCATAACCAAGACTGATTCGTTTCCGCTTCCTTTGATTGAGGAATGTATTGATCGGGTAGGAAGTGCCGAGTATGTCAGCAAAttggatttgatgaaagggtattggcaggtGCCATTAGACAAAGATGCAAGAGAGATCTCGGCGTTTGTCACGCCTTCCGGgttataccagtgtcgtgtCATGCCCTTCGGGATGAAAAACTCCCCCGCCACTTTTCAACGGATGATGAATCGAGTTATTGCTGGTCATGATAACTGTGTTGTCTATATAGACGATGTGTTGGTTTTCAGCAATACGTGGGAGGAGCATGTTGCTCATCTTCGAGAGCTGTTCCAGAGGTTGTCACATGCAGGACTCGTGGTGAATCTGGCCAAATGCGAGTTCGGGAAAGCTTGTGTGACTTTCCTAGGTCACAAGGTAGGCCGAGGTAGCGTCGCACCACGAGATGCCAAGGTCCGAGCCATCGTGGACTTCCCAGTGCCGTCATCGAAACGGGAGCTTCAGCGCTTCTTGGGAATGTGCGGATTCTACCGTTCCAGTGGTCGGCGAGCTGCCAGGATGCGTTCCAGAAGCTGA